CTCATCTTTAATTCTCCACAAGATGCATCATGGCAATGCGGGTGGTTGTATAGGCAACTGGTAATATTTTGTGGACTTGCACACCAATTGTCACATTATAAACTCATGCGTCTCATTTGTAaccttaataaaaaaagaaaaaagaaaaaagaaagagaaccAAACCTTGAGATCTGGATAAGTAATACATTTCCCAGGTTTAGTGCAACTAGTATGAGCGGATGAACAGGGATATGAGGTTGAGAATGTTTGCATGCAATTGTTACAGGAGCATCAATGCGTCAAGGAGAAACCTAGGATACCTGTCCTGTGGCACAGGCAACCCCATCGACGACTGCTGGCGGTGTGACCCGAACTGGAACACCAACCGTCAGCGGTTAGCTGATTGTGCCATCGGGTTTGGCAGGGATGCCATTGGCGGCAAGCGTGGCCGTATTTATGTAGTCAGTGACTCTGGTGATGACGATCCCGTAAACCCTAAGCCCGGAACTCTGCGTCATGCGGTGATACAGGATGAGCCCTTGTGGATCATCTTCAAGCGGGACATGGTGATCCAGTTGAAAGAAGAGCTCGTGATGAACTCATACAAGACCATCGATGGCCGGGGCGCAAGCGTCCACATTGCCAATGGCCCATGCATTACCATTCATTATGTGACCAACATCATTATCCACGGCGTCCACATACATGACTGCAAGCCCGGGACCTACTCCATGATAAGGGACTCACCACACCACTATGGGTGGTGGAGGGTGTCAGACGGGGATGGCGTCTCGATATTCAATAGTCAGCACGTCTGGGTCGACCACTGCTCACTCTCGAACTGCCGCGACGGGCTCATAGATGCTATCCACGGGTCCACAGCCATCACCATCTCGAACAACTACATGACTCATCATGACAAGGTCATGCTTTTAGGGCACAGCGACTCCTACACGCAGGACAAGAACATGCAGGTCACGATCGCTTTCAACCATTTCGGTGAAGGACTAGTGCAAAGAATGCCCAGGTAAATTACTCATTAGTTTGAGAATGGATACAATGTAATGACTTgcattttaaaaagttttaatttGAGAAGTTTTAAATTCGATTATCGTGGTAGGACTATCattcctttttattaaattttttattttattatactaagtTTATATGCTTCCTTGGTTATATACAAACACtgattaattttcataaaaaaaacttttactCATTTGTTTTCACAAAAGGAATTTTTTCTCGTTAATTTATAAAGTTGTACTCCCACACCGAATATTGActttttgttccttttttctatttttaactttctcttcttttttttattttattttgggagCCTTTCCTTCTTGGGAAACTTAATAAACAGGTTTTTTTTAACCTTCAAGGGAAAAAAGGGGGGTGAGACCTGTTACATGCACTCTATTCATTTTCTCATAATCGCATCCTTGtcattcttttaaaaaatatacaaatttctCTGAAAATGCAGCATCTAAATAATCACGACAGTTAAAAGTATaatgtttgtttttttgttgtgAACGAATAATGCAGGTGTAGGCATGGGTATTTTCACGTAGTGAACAATGACTATACTCATTGGGAGATGTATGCGATTGGAGGAAGTGCCAGTCCGACCATCAACAGTCAAGGGAATAGATTTCTTGCACCAAACGACAGGTCAAGTAAAGAAGTAAGCGTGCATTTCATTCTGTGATGCTTCTTATTAAAGATAATTGAAGATATTGCATGCACGCTCGATGCTGCACGGCTCTTGGATTGTCCGGCACGATAATAATGCTTCTCTTATGACTAATCAATATTTGGTATAGGTGACCAAGCACGAACATGCCCCGGAAAGCGAGTGGAGAACATGGAATTGGAGGTCAGAGGGGGACCTGATGCTGAACGGCGCATACTTCCGACAATCAGGTGCGGGTGCATCTTCGAGCTACGCTCGGGCATTCAGCCTCAGTGCGAGGCCATCGTCTCTGGTCGGTTCCATGACAGTTACTGCCGGTGCACTTAACTGTAGGAGGGGCTCTCGCTGCTGAATTTAATGACAATCCCACCACAAATCTGGTCCAATGGACTAAGTATGTTTCTAGTTGAAAACCTTGTCTAGACTAGATTAACCTTCGGTCGTTCTTGACCTATATGCACAAGGTAATTAGGAGAGCTTAATGCTCGAACCAAAACCGTGCAATCCTTGTCCTTCATTAGATTTTTTGTTGTCCCCGGTATGATGTACGTGTAAGTTTATGCTCTTGAAACCCTAATTCGAGTAAATTAAGAGGTTTTCCTTATgagtgtttttcttttttggggtaAATTACAGAACCGAATCGTGAGATTTTTCTAATGAATTAATTAAGAGATGAAAGCATTGATATATAAGTATAACATGTGATTATATgtattcagccaaaaaaacaTTTGATTACATATATAAGATTTGATTTAGTAAGGGTAAGGAGAGGAGAAATAAAGCGACCCGAAGATATCATCAATGAGAATTGACGCAAAACTACTTGATTCGGGGTCGGGTGTGAGTGCCACTATATCGAACTCTCTTTCTCTGGTTATGTAATGTGAAAACCAGTTGGAAAGGAAGTTGAGGAATCTTTGTATCCCCGTCAATCATGGGAGGAGATGGAATGTCGGTGGGCCCAGAGGCTAACGGATTGGGCCACAATGCACGGGCTTGATTTTTATGACTCGGACTTGATTGTTAGAGCTCACAGACAGGCAAGCGTGGGTCTAAAAGTACCCACGTGTGAAAACATATACTCATTTCACAGTCCAGCCATAATTTCTTTCACGTGTTtttctaatatatttttattattttttctgatATTAATCAATCTCAATTCTATTTTAAGTAATATTATTCTTGGTCGATCGgctgtgtatatatatatatattcctggTTAAAAACGAGCACTATGGCCGCTCTACAAGGGACTATATAAGAAGGGAAAAACATAGAggtataaaattatatatagtcCCATACTTGATCGAATCGAATTAAAAACAACTTCATTTCTGATCAAGAGTAATGCATCTGTACCAAATCGTCTTTCTTCGTATAAATGTTTCTTTTTGCCAGCTGTATAAGTGTTCCTTGACTAGTCTGAAAAGCAGTATAATAAAGAATATTATGTATTGGACATTTTCTTTGTAaatgtttgaatttttttatgtagatgatatttatatctatatctatatactgTTATGAAGGGATGAGGAAAGTAATTGGGCGTAACTTTCCTCCTCTTAAAATTGTAATTGGACAATatagttaattaaaaaatcttTATATGAAGAATGTATAACGCAGTGACGCATCGCTTATCTAGTAATGAAGAGATCCTGAGTTTGATATTTAGTGAAACCATCGATGCcgctttattaaatatttaatatttctattataaTATGCTAGGCCGACGTGTCTccttataactgaaaaaaaaaaaactaaattatgaaaagttaaaggttgatttaattaattccaaTCTTTATTAAATATCAATTACATACACCACTCCTCCAATTCTTTCTTCATCTCCCACTTTCTGTCATCTCTCTCTCACCTCTCTCAAGTTACTTTTCCCTTATCTCTCTCAGCATTTCTTTTCTATGAGACCATCTCCAATATAAGTCTTTCATTTCAGTGTTCGATCTAGCCCACATAATAATATTATGTCAGACAAAGACAAATTCAATGAGAAGAGAGATTCATCACTTCAGTCATAATTTCTGATTTTGAGTCTTTAATGGGGAcccatatacatatttatattcatttaatGAATATAACtcaaaataactaaaattaattaataataattaatacgtaataagattaattattaattaataaatcataatattaattaaataattaattacgaataattaataaactttataaaataatttgaaaattacaagacgaaaaaagaaaattatacgaacaacaaaaaaaaaattacatgagCAACGAAAAAAGAATACACGAGTAACCCAATAGGGTTGTCCGATAATTAAGGAGTGTGACTTGGAGAAGTTTCAAGTTCAAGTCACCTCATGAATCATGTAGAAGAATACTCCCTATTAAACCACATGCACGACATGTGTGGCCAGACTGACCTGTTCCATGGGCTTGCAGGATGTTCACGTGACCGTGGGGATTATGGGTGAAGCCCGAAACCCcttgttataaaaaaaatacatgcgcaacaggaaaaaaaatttaaccgATATTGCAGGTATTTTCAAATTGCCAAATATGTTCCACCAAATCCGCCTGCAGTTGTTGATGGTGTTCTCTATTTCGAATTCGGATATGATTTTGAATATATTCTTCATATGGAGCAAATCTGTGCTCCCCTCGATGAACTTATGGTAAGCCGTCAGTGGGGGAATCATTATAATCCAAGCGCAGATCAAAAATGACATTATAGGTGCCCTTCTAATCATCAACAATCATATTATGCAATACGATGCAAGCTCTCGTGATTGTTCCAAGCTTCTTCGGGTACCACGATCGACCAAGGTCACGTATAATAGCGAATTGAGCCTACAAACCTCCAAAAGCACGCTCCACGTCCTTCCATACCCTTGCTTGATATATGGCAAATAACTGTCCCTTCTCTCCTTGCGGTCAAGGGATTGATTTCACAAACGTTGCTCACTCAAGATCACTACAAGAAAAAGTACCTAGTGCGACGCTTTTTTGGACTTTGGACGATGCGTCTAGGCATTGCCAAAAGTCTCGCGATGCTTAGGGCGACGTTCATGTAAGCGTCACCCATGTTTCGTCGGGCTAGGTTCAGGTTGACATATAGCAACGCTTAGGAAGGGTCGGCATTGGTTTTAGGCCAAAACTGACGCTTATAAGTGTCGTCGTAgaacaattaaaatttaacaaaaaaagttTGGCCTACGCTTTATAAGCGTCAGCCAACACCTAGCCTAAGCCGAAGCTTAGAAACGTCGCTTGGGCctgttaatttttaaaagaaaggcCTTGAGTACTCGAAattaaaaacacaaaaaaacacaaaaaaacaAGTTGACAACTTCTTGTAAATATTTACCCAAAACCCTATATCTCTAAAACCGTAAACCGTAAAACTCTCAAAACTCTAAAAcctaaaaatccaaaatccCTAAAAACTTTAAAAGCTCTAAAACCTTAAATCCttaaaatcctaaaaattGTTTATCAATAATAACAAGCTGACAGCTCGTTGACAGAACGACGAAGACGAAAACAAAGACGAAGACGAAGATGAAGATAAAGATGAATACCACAATCCCACTACTcttccatcatcatcatcctcctcctccttaaAGAGACGAAAACACACATATATGaagtgaaagagagagagaaggatcACTTAGCTGCTGTGATTTGATAATTACCATGCAATATCATGGGAGAAGAGTCTTAAAAGGAGTAGCCACCAGGTCGTGCTCGATTGGCTTGTAGAGACATAGAGAGGAGCCATTAGGGCAAGATAGGGGCTGTAAGGAGGATCCACCATGGCAAGCTTTAAGGGAAGGACTCACCGGACGCTAAAGGACATCCCCGTGATTTCTCTTCCCCACCCACGAGCTAGCAACCCCAAACTCCCCCAATGACATTCCGATAGTGTCGAAGAAGGATGAGCCGTAACTCTTCTCATTCCCGGTGTTGATGGTGATGTAGGACGACTGCCACTCTGATGAACAGAGGTTGGCAAAACTTACCTTTCCTGATTAGAAGTGGagcaaagaaaaagagagagaatgtgTATAAAGAGAGGAAATATGAAGAGGAAATGGAAAGTGAGAGATATAAGAGAAGAATTAGTTtgatttttgtaattttcggCCAATTTGGTGCTTGAAATTTTCGCCGGGTGATGGGCGGGAACTTTACCGCAACACTTCATTGCAACGGTTGGTAACAAGCTCCTAATAGATTGTAAGATTGGTGattgttgaaaattttgatcaattcaCATGCTATCAACTAGTTGGCAACAAGTTAACAAGCATGATATGTGTACCATAGAGGCTTCATCTCATCCTTAATAAACACAATCGAATTCTAAATTAAGGAGATTAATCGGGTGAGTTCGCTTTTGTCTGATTTTAATGTCTCAAATCAAAAAtcgattttaattggttttatGTATATCGGAAAAAAGATTCCAAAGTTAACAAGTATAAAATATGTAAGAGATTAGAGGGCCTGATTCCATTCTTAATAATTACAGTCGAATTCGTATCAATGGGATTGATCGGGTGAAATTGCTTGTACGTGCTTTTCAATGTCTCAAATCTAAAATCAATTTTGATTAGTACACTACatcgagattgaaaatttcaaattagaGGGCTCGATCTCCTCCTTAATAAACACGGTCAAATTCATATCATGGGGATTAGTTGAATGAGGTCGCTCGTTAGTGATTTTCAACGTATTGAGCCCAAATTCAGTTTTAATTGGttcaatatatgaaaaaactTTAAACTTAACGAACATAAAAGGTGTAAGAGATCTGAGGGCTCAATCCGCTccttaataaaaacaaaataattcatgtgAAAGGAATTAATGGGATGAGATTGCTCGTATATGATTTTCACTGTCTTTGAACCCAAACTCGATTTTAGTTTGTTCAACATATCGGGATTGCAACTTTCAAAGTTATAAATGGGCATGAAATGTGTAAGAGATCAAACGGCCTGATTCCCCTCTTCAATAAACACGGCTGATTTTGTATTAATGGGGTTAGTTTGCTCTTGTGTGATTTTCAATGTCTCTCAAActtggttttaatttattcAGTATATCGGGATTGGAAATTTCAAAGTTAACTAGCATGAAATGGGTAAGGGATTAGAGGGCTCGATCATCTCCATAATATACAAGTTTGAATTCATATCAAGGTGATTAATTGGGTGAGTCCGCTTGTCCCAAACTCAAGTTTAAAATTGGTTCGATATATCAAGATTaaataattgattataaattAGCAAGTTATCATTTTATCTTAttataaaagtaattattagCAAGTTATCGGActattaattaaatcaaattttgatcaATATCCACAATGTCAGCTAACTTCTAACAAGTTGACAGATTAATTGTGCGCATATGGAATTCGATCAATATCTACAATGGATCATAAGGTGCAAGCTTCCATGTAAGAATTCGCCTTGAAAAATTTAACCATTGTGAAGTCATTTGAATCCTACTTCAAAGCTTGTGAAGAGTGAATGTCGACCTAATCAtcatatgtatttatttatactgTCAACTCGTTCACAACAAATTGTCAGTGAGCATTTAattggattttaaaattttgacttcAAACTTAATGAGCATGAAATATATAAGGGATCATAGGGTTTGATCCCTCCTTAACAAACATGGTCGAATTCATATCAAAGGAATCAATCGAGTGAGTCTGCTTATGTGTGATTTTCCATATCTCAAACTTAAACTCAACTTAAATTGGTTCGATATATCAGGATCGAATACTTAGTTACAATTAGGAAGTTATCGCACCTTTTATCTTATGATTAAAGTTATTAGCAAGTTATCAGACTATTAATAAAATCAACTTTTTATCAATATCCACAATATCAACTAACTTCTAATAAGTTGACAGGTTAATT
Above is a window of Punica granatum isolate Tunisia-2019 chromosome 7, ASM765513v2, whole genome shotgun sequence DNA encoding:
- the LOC116212876 gene encoding pectate lyase-like encodes the protein MSKSSDLLMFLFFFSLAVPHLGEVSSSSSPVRNPEAVVEEVHKSINASRRNLGYLSCGTGNPIDDCWRCDPNWNTNRQRLADCAIGFGRDAIGGKRGRIYVVSDSGDDDPVNPKPGTLRHAVIQDEPLWIIFKRDMVIQLKEELVMNSYKTIDGRGASVHIANGPCITIHYVTNIIIHGVHIHDCKPGTYSMIRDSPHHYGWWRVSDGDGVSIFNSQHVWVDHCSLSNCRDGLIDAIHGSTAITISNNYMTHHDKVMLLGHSDSYTQDKNMQVTIAFNHFGEGLVQRMPRCRHGYFHVVNNDYTHWEMYAIGGSASPTINSQGNRFLAPNDRSSKEVTKHEHAPESEWRTWNWRSEGDLMLNGAYFRQSGAGASSSYARAFSLSARPSSLVGSMTVTAGALNCRRGSRC